In Myxococcus stipitatus, the following are encoded in one genomic region:
- a CDS encoding caspase family protein, with the protein MSPPLLSFWRAVAAILLLVASGARAEGLRRFALVVGNDEGGADTRPLRFARDDARKMHALLSRLGGVAPGDAKLLLNESSKDFLAALTELESRAREARARGERTALLVYYSGHAKDGTLRLGNSRVGFEDLRKRLASTSADIRIAILDSCRSGALTRTKGARKAPAFQIESGAERDSRGLVILTSSAADEDSQESDALGGSYFSHHLASGLLGDADRSGDGRVTLFEAYSHAYARTVADTAASSGGAQHPTFSYDLAGNGDLVLTDLRAAGDGLVVPGLAPAGTYYFVDSAGMVVAELDKAPELERRVALAPGTYRVKRRLSDRLRIGEVEVARGQQVVLEEARLRDAPFSDDPVKGVASVEGAWWTVGLSGGMQSFFDAPTRDSLFLSVGMLGAEAQLHDYFRRDWVWGVDVALGGKQALLALPTLSGPAYKYSVMGLGTTLTSEWPRGSIAPFVGVRMAYLVMRRDFADEAYPDQKYAMFSPGLVAGLRWQPLRRLHVTGRARAHYLLYTVDEQRSLGFWELGALVTFQP; encoded by the coding sequence ATGAGCCCTCCCCTGCTTTCGTTCTGGCGCGCGGTGGCCGCCATCCTGTTGCTCGTGGCCTCGGGCGCGAGGGCGGAGGGGCTGCGCCGCTTCGCGCTGGTGGTGGGCAATGACGAAGGGGGCGCTGACACCCGTCCCCTGCGCTTCGCCCGCGACGACGCGAGGAAGATGCACGCGTTGCTGTCGCGGCTGGGAGGCGTGGCGCCCGGTGATGCGAAGCTGCTGCTCAACGAGTCCTCGAAGGACTTCCTCGCCGCGCTGACGGAGCTGGAATCGCGCGCGCGGGAGGCTCGCGCACGGGGCGAGCGCACCGCGCTGCTCGTCTACTATTCGGGCCACGCGAAGGACGGCACGCTGCGGCTGGGCAACTCCCGCGTGGGCTTCGAGGACCTGCGAAAGCGGCTGGCGAGTACGTCCGCGGACATCCGCATCGCGATTCTCGACTCATGCCGCTCCGGCGCGCTGACGCGCACCAAGGGCGCGCGCAAGGCCCCCGCCTTTCAAATCGAATCGGGCGCGGAGCGTGACTCCCGCGGACTGGTCATCCTCACCTCGAGCGCGGCGGATGAAGACTCGCAGGAGTCGGACGCGCTCGGCGGCAGCTACTTCTCGCACCATCTGGCCAGCGGGCTGCTCGGCGACGCGGACCGCAGCGGCGATGGGCGGGTGACGTTGTTCGAGGCGTACTCCCATGCGTACGCCCGCACCGTTGCGGACACAGCAGCGAGCAGCGGAGGCGCGCAGCACCCGACGTTCAGCTACGACCTCGCGGGCAACGGCGACCTGGTGTTGACGGACCTGCGCGCGGCGGGTGATGGCCTGGTGGTGCCGGGCCTTGCTCCGGCGGGCACGTACTACTTCGTGGACTCGGCGGGGATGGTGGTGGCGGAGCTGGACAAGGCGCCCGAACTGGAGCGTCGCGTGGCGCTGGCCCCTGGCACGTACCGCGTGAAGCGGCGGCTCTCTGACCGGTTGCGCATCGGCGAGGTGGAGGTGGCGCGCGGCCAGCAGGTGGTGCTGGAGGAGGCGCGGCTGAGGGATGCGCCCTTCTCCGACGACCCTGTGAAGGGCGTGGCCTCCGTGGAAGGCGCGTGGTGGACGGTGGGCCTCTCCGGTGGAATGCAGTCCTTCTTCGACGCCCCCACGCGCGATTCGCTGTTCCTGTCGGTGGGGATGTTGGGCGCGGAGGCGCAGCTTCATGACTACTTCCGCCGGGACTGGGTGTGGGGCGTGGACGTGGCGTTGGGTGGGAAGCAGGCGTTGCTCGCACTGCCCACGCTGAGTGGCCCCGCCTACAAGTACTCGGTGATGGGGCTGGGCACGACGCTCACGTCCGAGTGGCCGCGAGGCAGCATTGCCCCCTTCGTCGGCGTGCGAATGGCGTACCTCGTGATGCGGCGCGACTTCGCGGATGAGGCCTATCCCGACCAGAAGTACGCCATGTTCTCCCCTGGACTGGTGGCGGGACTGCGCTGGCAGCCCTTGCGGCGCCTGCACGTGACGGGACGTGCCCGAGCCCACTACCTGCTCTACACCGTGGATGAGCAACGCTCGCTGGGCTTCTGGGAGCTGGG